The genomic stretch AGTTTTGTATCCAAGAACAGTTTTTCCAAAAATTTTGCTGTAGGCTATCTCTGACAGTGTGCCGTAATTTCCTGAGATAGCTACAACTATCTCACCGGTGGCAACAACGATAGGGTTTCTAAGATGTCCAAGACCTGTATTTACCTTTAAATCAACGTAGGGATTAGCCTCTTCGCCAGTCAAAGATGGCATTATACCTATTGTCAAACCTCCTTCCTCCTTTACACCTTTGCATACAGCTTCCATAATACCTTCTCTTCCACCGCAAACAACAGCAAAACCTTTTCTTCCTATCAGTTTTCCAAGTCTGTAAGCAAACATATACTCATCGCTATTTTCTTTAGCTGTAGAACTGCCTATTACAGATATGACTCTCATTTTAATATCCTTCAGATTTGTATATCTTTTCTTCAATCTCTTTAAGAGTATTCAGATATTCTGTTTTGAACTTTAT from Persephonella sp. encodes the following:
- a CDS encoding TIGR00725 family protein gives rise to the protein MRVISVIGSSTAKENSDEYMFAYRLGKLIGRKGFAVVCGGREGIMEAVCKGVKEEGGLTIGIMPSLTGEEANPYVDLKVNTGLGHLRNPIVVATGEIVVAISGNYGTLSEIAYSKIFGKTVLGYKTHNVEGVIQIYRPEDVFRYIK